One window of Oreochromis niloticus isolate F11D_XX linkage group LG23, O_niloticus_UMD_NMBU, whole genome shotgun sequence genomic DNA carries:
- the pln2 gene encoding cardiac phospholamban — protein MERVQHMTKSAIRRASQIEVNPQAKRNLQELFVNFTLILICLLLIYIIVLLSS, from the coding sequence ATGGAGCGCGTTCAGCACATGACCAAATCGGCCATTCGCCGAGCGTCTCAGATCGAGGTGAACCCGCAGGCCAAGAGGAACCTGCAGGAGCTGTTCGTCAACTTCACCCTCATCCTCATCTGCCTGCTTCTCATCTACATCATCGTCCTACTGAGCAGCTGA